Proteins encoded together in one uncultured Desulfosarcina sp. window:
- the lptB gene encoding LPS export ABC transporter ATP-binding protein, with protein sequence MATLSVRELVKIYRGRKVVDRVSLGVDSGQVIGLLGPNGAGKTTTFYMTVGMVKPDSGRIFLDDVEITEYPMHIRARKGVGYLPQEASVFRKLTVRQNILAILETLPLTRSQRIERTESLLAELGIAHVADSKAAVLSGGERRRLEISRALATEPAFMLLDEPFAGIDPLAVIDIKKIIAHLKNRNIGILISDHNVRETLEACDSAFILSDGKVIEAGTPEQIAASKIARRIYLGDEFKL encoded by the coding sequence ATGGCCACCCTGTCCGTGCGCGAACTCGTTAAGATCTACCGCGGCCGCAAAGTGGTGGATCGAGTCAGCCTGGGCGTGGACAGCGGGCAGGTGATCGGCCTCTTGGGTCCCAACGGCGCCGGCAAGACGACGACCTTTTACATGACCGTAGGCATGGTCAAACCGGACAGCGGCCGGATATTTCTCGACGACGTCGAAATCACGGAATATCCCATGCACATCCGGGCGCGCAAGGGCGTCGGGTACCTTCCCCAGGAGGCATCCGTTTTCCGGAAGCTGACCGTCAGGCAAAACATCCTGGCGATCCTGGAAACGCTGCCTTTGACCCGCAGTCAGCGGATCGAACGCACGGAAAGTCTTCTGGCCGAACTGGGGATTGCCCATGTGGCGGATTCAAAAGCGGCGGTGCTTTCCGGCGGGGAACGCAGACGGTTGGAAATCAGCCGGGCCCTGGCCACGGAGCCGGCTTTCATGCTGCTGGACGAACCGTTTGCCGGCATCGATCCACTGGCGGTGATCGATATCAAAAAGATCATCGCCCATTTGAAAAATCGCAACATCGGCATTCTGATTTCGGATCACAATGTTCGAGAAACCCTGGAGGCATGCGACTCGGCATTCATCCTTAGCGACGGCAAGGTGATTGAAGCCGGTACACCCGAGCAGATCGCGGCAAGCAAGATCGCTCGTCGAATTTACCTAGGAGACGAATTCAAACTCTAA
- a CDS encoding M23 family metallopeptidase has product MSNKASSVKPILVVAIVLLISIPAVWLAIIRMEGTPPSIEIILDSPFIGASQSIGVSVEDAGSGIRRIWMGLLVNGREVEILQRTFPSAGFFAGGKEKSVRVKTTVSPKALELADGKGIIRTVVWDYSLRKWGKGNQAYLEKEIHIDTRPPAIELLSRSHNIAQGGSGVAVYRLSEACPVSGITVGDSFFPGYAGLSDDPAVHVAFFALNYQQGKDTQIAATAKDYAGNSGAAKMVYHINARSFRKDAINLSDSFFKAKMPDFDGRFPESSSDHPLDLFLKVNRELRRQDNEAFYRVTAQTEKQILWKGPFLRLPGSANRARFADHRTYFYGGKVIDRQVHMGIDLASTQHAPVPAANRGKVVFADDQGIYGNTVILDHGYGLFTLYAHLSRIQAAVGNIVEQGEIIGETGMTGMAGGDHLHYGTLIHQTYVNPIEWWDENWIKNNVSGKIEGAIP; this is encoded by the coding sequence TTGAGTAATAAAGCAAGTTCAGTCAAACCGATTCTGGTCGTTGCCATTGTATTGCTGATCAGTATTCCTGCCGTCTGGTTGGCGATCATCCGGATGGAAGGAACACCGCCGTCCATTGAAATCATACTTGATTCACCCTTTATCGGCGCCTCGCAATCCATCGGCGTCTCCGTGGAAGACGCCGGCAGCGGCATCCGCAGGATCTGGATGGGGCTGCTGGTCAACGGGCGCGAGGTCGAGATTCTCCAGCGCACCTTCCCCTCGGCCGGATTTTTTGCCGGCGGCAAGGAAAAATCGGTGCGGGTAAAGACGACGGTTTCCCCCAAAGCATTGGAACTGGCCGATGGCAAGGGGATCATCCGGACGGTGGTCTGGGACTACTCACTGCGTAAATGGGGCAAGGGGAACCAGGCTTACCTGGAAAAAGAGATTCATATCGACACACGGCCGCCGGCCATCGAACTGCTCAGCCGATCCCACAATATCGCCCAGGGCGGCAGCGGCGTTGCGGTTTACCGGCTTTCCGAAGCGTGCCCCGTCAGCGGCATAACGGTCGGGGATTCCTTTTTCCCCGGGTATGCGGGCCTTTCCGACGATCCGGCGGTCCATGTGGCCTTTTTCGCCCTGAATTACCAGCAGGGCAAGGACACGCAGATCGCCGCCACCGCCAAGGACTACGCCGGCAACTCCGGGGCTGCCAAAATGGTGTATCACATCAATGCACGGTCTTTCAGGAAAGACGCCATCAATCTTTCCGACAGCTTTTTCAAGGCCAAGATGCCCGATTTCGATGGGCGTTTTCCGGAGTCGTCCAGCGATCATCCCCTGGACCTTTTTCTCAAGGTCAACCGTGAATTGCGCAGGCAGGACAACGAGGCGTTCTATCGCGTCACGGCCCAAACCGAAAAGCAGATCCTGTGGAAGGGGCCTTTTTTGCGGCTGCCCGGATCTGCCAACCGGGCCCGGTTTGCCGATCACCGCACCTATTTCTATGGCGGCAAGGTCATCGATCGGCAGGTGCACATGGGCATCGATTTGGCCTCGACGCAACACGCCCCCGTACCCGCTGCCAACCGCGGAAAAGTGGTGTTTGCCGACGATCAGGGGATTTACGGCAATACCGTGATTCTCGACCACGGTTATGGGCTTTTTACCCTCTATGCGCATCTGAGCCGGATCCAGGCAGCGGTGGGCAACATCGTCGAACAAGGCGAGATCATCGGGGAAACAGGCATGACCGGGATGGCCGGCGGCGACCATCTGCATTACGGGACCCTGATTCATCAGACCTATGTCAATCCCATCGAATGGTGGGACGAAAACTGGATCAAGAACAACGTCAGCGGCAAGATCGAGGGCGCGATCCCCTGA
- the thpR gene encoding RNA 2',3'-cyclic phosphodiesterase, giving the protein MKKTLRLFIAAPIPDAVTRFLKNTRTTLDQPGLNIRWVPVENIHLTLKFIGDIDAVSVDPIAERMDAAAGANASFALIARSVGGFPNLRSFRVLWVGVDGDTRRLETLQRSVESELETLGLERERRRFHPHFTLARARQRVDGGRFGLLDASWTQHASEAFRVDRICLLASVLKPSGAEYTRLHTSYLAG; this is encoded by the coding sequence ATGAAAAAGACCCTGCGACTTTTCATTGCCGCACCGATTCCGGATGCAGTGACCCGCTTTTTAAAAAACACGAGGACCACGCTCGACCAACCGGGGCTGAACATCCGATGGGTGCCCGTTGAAAATATCCATCTGACCTTGAAATTTATCGGCGATATCGATGCCGTGAGCGTCGATCCGATCGCCGAACGCATGGACGCGGCGGCCGGCGCCAACGCATCCTTTGCCTTGATCGCCAGGAGCGTGGGCGGTTTTCCGAATCTTCGCAGTTTCCGGGTGTTGTGGGTGGGGGTGGACGGCGATACCAGGCGGTTGGAAACGCTCCAGCGCAGCGTCGAATCCGAGCTTGAGACCCTTGGCCTGGAAAGAGAGCGCCGACGGTTTCATCCGCATTTCACCCTGGCACGGGCGCGGCAGCGGGTAGATGGCGGCCGGTTCGGCCTGTTGGACGCCTCCTGGACCCAGCACGCGTCCGAGGCATTCCGGGTGGATCGGATCTGCCTGTTAGCCAGCGTCTTGAAGCCCAGTGGCGCCGAATACACCCGGTTGCATACGTCTTACCTTGCCGGTTGA
- the raiA gene encoding ribosome-associated translation inhibitor RaiA, translating to MNTSVRFKNLESSDALRSYVTEKLNRFDKYFSGPTEANVVLSIEKFRHSAEINITGDRLTINGKEETEEMYAAIDMVLDKLEVQIKKSKQKSRGYRAKTKSGTMPPETSIDEEIEPPRVRIQHIDYKPMDVDEAIMQMDLINNSFLVFTNARTDTVNVLYRQKDGNYGLIQPRS from the coding sequence ATGAACACTTCCGTAAGATTCAAGAACCTCGAATCTTCCGACGCCCTCAGATCCTATGTCACCGAAAAATTGAACCGCTTCGATAAATATTTCAGCGGTCCGACCGAAGCCAATGTGGTCCTCTCCATCGAAAAATTCCGTCACAGCGCAGAAATCAACATTACCGGAGACCGGCTGACGATCAACGGCAAGGAAGAGACCGAGGAAATGTACGCGGCCATCGACATGGTGCTGGACAAACTCGAGGTCCAGATCAAAAAAAGCAAACAGAAAAGCCGAGGATACCGGGCCAAGACGAAATCGGGCACCATGCCACCCGAAACGTCCATCGACGAGGAAATCGAACCGCCGCGGGTCAGGATCCAGCATATCGACTACAAACCCATGGACGTGGACGAGGCAATCATGCAAATGGACCTGATCAACAACAGCTTTCTGGTCTTCACAAATGCCCGTACCGACACGGTCAACGTGCTTTATCGCCAAAAGGACGGTAACTATGGGTTGATCCAGCCCAGATCCTGA
- the lptC gene encoding LPS export ABC transporter periplasmic protein LptC: protein MNRSKLIRRLLLSVAAVVLIATIGVFIGYRHLTRHPEALLERIPEEADMQLSKIHQTASKNGIREWRLEAESATLMEKRQVMVLSRPEVEFFMEDGDNLHLTADQGTIHTGSNRMEVSGQVSASTSRYRFRTETLDYDPQARELRAKTPVAISGNAFTLQADSMDMNLETSITRFEGHVKGTISEDLQL from the coding sequence ATGAATCGATCCAAACTGATACGCCGTCTTCTGCTGTCCGTTGCCGCCGTGGTGCTGATCGCCACCATCGGCGTATTCATCGGCTACCGCCACCTGACGCGTCATCCCGAAGCGCTGCTGGAACGGATCCCGGAAGAGGCCGACATGCAGCTGAGCAAAATTCACCAGACAGCGTCGAAAAATGGAATCCGGGAATGGCGCCTGGAAGCGGAATCGGCCACCCTCATGGAAAAGCGGCAGGTCATGGTTCTATCCAGACCGGAGGTGGAGTTTTTCATGGAGGACGGAGACAATTTGCATCTGACCGCCGACCAGGGAACCATCCATACGGGTTCCAACCGGATGGAGGTTTCCGGTCAGGTGTCGGCCAGCACCAGCCGCTATCGTTTCCGGACCGAAACCCTCGACTACGACCCGCAAGCCAGAGAACTTCGGGCGAAAACACCGGTGGCCATTTCCGGTAACGCATTCACGCTGCAAGCCGACAGCATGGATATGAATCTGGAAACCAGCATTACCCGTTTCGAAGGCCATGTCAAAGGGACCATCAGTGAAGATCTGCAACTGTAA
- a CDS encoding homocysteine biosynthesis protein: MASKRVTKTVREINEKIRSGDVVVVTAEEMIDIVAREGAAGAAQQVDVVTTGTFAPMCSSGAFINFGHSTPGTKASKIWFNNVPAYGGIAAVDCYLGATEPCEDDPLNKVYPGEFNYGGGHVIQDLVAGRKVHMKATAYGTDCYPSREYEKTVTLDKLPQATLCNPRNGYQNYNCAVNLTNKTVYTYMGALKPKAGNANYCSAGQLSPLFNDPYYRTIGLGTRIFLGGGIGYVTWHGTQHRPDVKRAPNGTPVTPAGTLWVMGDMKQMHPDWLVGVSIQGYGCSLAVGLGVPIPILDEEMARFTAVTDADIYTQIVDYGNDYPKGRSSDLGQVSYAELKSGEIRVNGKSVPTVPLSSMVKARQIADTLKKWIRAGTFALGEPQFTLPSV, translated from the coding sequence ATGGCAAGCAAGCGCGTTACGAAAACGGTTCGGGAAATCAACGAAAAGATCCGCTCCGGCGACGTGGTCGTGGTTACGGCCGAGGAGATGATCGATATCGTCGCCCGGGAAGGGGCCGCAGGGGCGGCTCAGCAGGTCGACGTGGTGACCACGGGAACCTTTGCCCCCATGTGCTCGTCGGGCGCCTTCATCAACTTCGGCCATTCGACGCCGGGGACCAAGGCGTCCAAGATCTGGTTCAACAATGTGCCGGCCTACGGCGGCATTGCCGCGGTGGACTGTTATCTCGGGGCCACCGAACCTTGCGAAGATGATCCGCTGAACAAGGTGTACCCCGGGGAATTCAACTACGGCGGCGGCCACGTCATCCAGGATCTGGTGGCCGGCCGAAAAGTGCACATGAAGGCGACGGCCTACGGCACCGACTGCTACCCCAGCCGGGAATACGAAAAGACGGTGACCCTTGACAAACTGCCCCAGGCCACCTTGTGCAACCCCAGGAACGGATACCAGAACTACAATTGCGCCGTTAATCTCACGAACAAGACCGTATATACCTACATGGGGGCGCTGAAGCCGAAAGCGGGCAACGCCAACTACTGCTCCGCCGGCCAGTTGAGCCCGCTGTTCAACGATCCCTACTATCGCACCATCGGGCTGGGGACCCGCATTTTCCTGGGCGGCGGCATCGGCTATGTCACCTGGCACGGCACCCAGCACCGCCCGGATGTAAAACGGGCGCCGAACGGAACTCCGGTCACCCCGGCGGGTACGTTGTGGGTGATGGGGGATATGAAGCAGATGCATCCGGACTGGCTGGTGGGCGTTTCCATTCAGGGGTACGGGTGTTCGCTGGCTGTCGGCCTGGGCGTTCCCATCCCCATCCTCGACGAGGAGATGGCCCGCTTCACGGCGGTGACGGACGCGGACATCTATACCCAGATCGTTGACTACGGCAATGACTACCCCAAAGGCAGGTCCAGCGATTTGGGCCAGGTGAGTTATGCCGAACTGAAAAGCGGGGAGATTCGGGTCAACGGGAAAAGCGTTCCCACGGTGCCCCTGTCCAGCATGGTCAAGGCGCGGCAGATCGCCGACACGCTCAAAAAGTGGATCCGTGCGGGGACCTTCGCGTTGGGAGAACCCCAGTTCACCCTCCCGTCCGTATGA
- a CDS encoding PTS sugar transporter subunit IIA yields MIGVLVVTHCRLGEALIEAAEFILGQRPEAMEAITIDLNENADKLRNKIVNGIKKLKSDQGVLILTDMFGGTPSNLSYSFLEEGRIEVISGVNLPILIRAANARKTQPLPELAANIEAFGKKSISLASGILKGNKRA; encoded by the coding sequence ATGATTGGCGTTTTAGTGGTTACCCATTGCCGGCTCGGAGAGGCACTGATCGAGGCGGCTGAATTCATACTGGGCCAGCGTCCCGAAGCCATGGAGGCGATCACCATCGACCTCAACGAAAACGCGGATAAGCTTCGCAACAAGATCGTCAACGGCATCAAAAAGCTGAAAAGCGACCAGGGGGTTCTGATCCTTACGGACATGTTCGGAGGCACGCCATCCAACCTGAGCTATTCTTTTCTGGAAGAAGGGCGCATCGAAGTGATTTCCGGCGTCAACCTGCCCATCCTGATCCGTGCTGCCAACGCCCGAAAAACGCAGCCCCTTCCTGAACTGGCCGCCAATATCGAGGCTTTCGGCAAAAAAAGCATATCACTGGCCAGCGGAATCCTGAAGGGCAACAAAAGGGCCTGA
- the kdsA gene encoding 3-deoxy-8-phosphooctulonate synthase yields MKAESPFFLISGPCVIEDEAVTLRIATRLKELTDSLGIPFTFKASYDKANRTSIGSFRGPGITKGLELLAKVKAALDVPIISDVHRISEVEAAAEVLDVIQIPAFLCRQTDLILAVARTGKPVNIKKGQFLAPWDIVNIVDKIQSVSSVTPMITERGVMFGYNNLVVDFRGIGIMQQTGCPVIFDATHSVQLPGGAGNSSGGQREFAPVLARAAVAAGVDGVFLEVHENPDEALCDGPNSLYLDQLPALLTQLKAIKAALAA; encoded by the coding sequence ATGAAAGCGGAAAGTCCCTTTTTCCTGATCAGCGGCCCCTGCGTCATCGAAGACGAGGCGGTCACGTTGCGTATCGCCACCCGACTCAAGGAGCTGACGGATAGCCTTGGCATCCCCTTCACGTTCAAGGCATCCTATGACAAGGCCAACCGCACGTCCATCGGGTCGTTCAGGGGGCCGGGCATTACAAAAGGCCTGGAATTGCTGGCCAAGGTCAAAGCGGCCCTGGATGTTCCCATCATATCCGACGTCCACCGCATCAGCGAAGTCGAAGCGGCCGCCGAAGTTCTCGACGTGATTCAAATCCCGGCGTTTCTCTGCCGCCAGACCGACCTTATCCTGGCCGTCGCCCGTACCGGAAAGCCGGTCAACATCAAAAAAGGCCAGTTTCTGGCCCCCTGGGACATCGTCAACATTGTCGATAAGATACAGTCGGTTTCCAGCGTTACGCCGATGATTACCGAACGCGGCGTCATGTTCGGCTACAACAATCTGGTGGTCGATTTCAGGGGCATCGGCATCATGCAGCAGACGGGCTGCCCGGTAATTTTCGACGCCACCCACAGCGTGCAACTGCCCGGAGGCGCCGGTAACAGTTCTGGCGGCCAGCGGGAATTTGCCCCGGTGCTTGCCCGGGCGGCCGTTGCGGCCGGTGTCGACGGCGTGTTTCTGGAGGTCCATGAAAACCCGGACGAGGCCCTTTGTGATGGCCCCAACTCCCTTTATCTGGACCAGCTGCCCGCCCTGCTCACCCAACTCAAAGCCATTAAAGCCGCCCTGGCCGCCTGA
- a CDS encoding PTS sugar transporter subunit IIA yields MKILDVLDKEAILIDLKSKDKIGILNELVEPAARITGIDHKEMVQVLMERERLGSTGIGGGIGIPHGKLKNLDKLVLGFGLSREGVDFESMDGRPTHIFFLLITPEHSTDLHLKLLARVSRLLKKEPLKEMLMKAKSVEEIVSIISEDDDDF; encoded by the coding sequence ATGAAAATTCTGGATGTTCTCGACAAAGAAGCGATCCTGATCGATCTGAAATCCAAGGATAAAATCGGCATTCTCAATGAGCTGGTCGAGCCTGCCGCCCGGATTACCGGAATCGACCACAAAGAGATGGTACAGGTGTTGATGGAGCGGGAACGGCTGGGCAGCACGGGCATCGGCGGCGGCATCGGCATTCCCCATGGGAAATTGAAAAATCTGGACAAGCTGGTTCTGGGATTCGGTTTGAGCCGCGAGGGGGTGGATTTCGAGTCCATGGACGGCCGCCCCACCCACATTTTCTTTCTGCTCATCACACCGGAGCACTCCACCGACCTGCATCTCAAGCTCCTGGCCCGGGTGTCCCGACTGCTTAAAAAAGAGCCTTTAAAAGAGATGTTGATGAAAGCAAAAAGTGTGGAAGAGATCGTTTCCATCATCAGTGAGGATGATGACGATTTCTGA
- the rapZ gene encoding RNase adapter RapZ, whose product MKRSSIIIVTGRSGSGKSTALAAFEDSGFYCVDNMPIALLPAFLEQSPDSGDAFKGLAFGMDLREKNFVHQVEPILDKLKTGSFAVRILFLEADERTLLKRYSQTRRRHPLARNQSLQEAIAAENPLLAPLRSKADQIIDTSDLTVHDLKATIRNIAADDQERMTVQVLSFGFKYGLPAVADLVMDVRFLKNPYFVDSLRPLSGKSEKIRSFVLNNDQTCLFLHKYFELLDILIPQYEREGKSYLTIAIGCTGGRHRSVVITEQLREHIASSGRSVSLTHRDIDKVLS is encoded by the coding sequence GTGAAACGTTCATCCATCATCATTGTGACCGGAAGATCCGGTTCCGGGAAAAGCACCGCACTGGCGGCATTCGAAGATTCCGGTTTTTATTGCGTCGACAACATGCCCATTGCGCTGCTGCCCGCATTTCTGGAGCAATCGCCGGACTCCGGCGACGCTTTCAAGGGCCTGGCTTTCGGTATGGATCTTCGGGAAAAGAACTTTGTCCACCAGGTCGAACCCATCCTGGATAAACTGAAAACCGGGTCATTTGCGGTTCGAATCCTGTTTCTCGAAGCCGACGAACGGACACTGCTCAAACGTTACAGCCAGACCCGGCGCAGGCATCCGCTGGCACGCAACCAAAGCCTGCAGGAAGCCATTGCCGCGGAAAATCCCCTTTTGGCCCCTTTGCGCAGCAAAGCCGACCAGATCATCGACACCTCGGATCTCACCGTTCACGATCTGAAAGCAACCATCCGCAATATCGCCGCTGACGACCAGGAGCGAATGACGGTCCAGGTGCTTTCCTTCGGGTTCAAATACGGTCTGCCGGCGGTTGCCGACCTGGTCATGGATGTCCGCTTCCTGAAAAATCCGTATTTCGTGGATTCGCTGCGGCCGCTGAGCGGCAAATCGGAAAAAATTCGCTCTTTTGTCTTGAATAATGACCAAACCTGTTTATTTTTACACAAATATTTTGAACTGCTGGACATTCTGATTCCCCAATATGAGCGTGAAGGAAAATCGTACCTCACCATTGCTATCGGTTGCACGGGCGGACGGCACCGCAGTGTGGTCATTACCGAGCAATTGCGTGAACATATCGCGTCATCGGGCCGCAGCGTATCACTGACCCATCGCGATATCGATAAGGTACTTTCCTGA
- the rpoN gene encoding RNA polymerase factor sigma-54 produces MAIELRQQLKLTQQLIMTPQLQMAIKLLQLSRLELVDTIRQELEENPTLEEVQESPEKNKENEPEEAPVAAEEAREVTIEEKINDEIDWSNYIDEYNSPGKVNFESENREAPQYEAFVSSKESLSDHLLWQLLMLSPTDIEKQVGSLIIGNLNKDGYLQLSVEELCEISGISIEMVEDVLETMQSFDPVGVCARDLRECLLLQARLLNLEDSLVTDIISDHLKNLENKNYKLICKALKVKLKDVITAVNVIKALEPKPGRQFNEETPHYIIPDIYVYKSEGEFVIVLNDDGMPKLRVNPFYKRAITRKNEVSANAKDYIREKMRSAAWLIRSIHQRQKTIYKVMESILKFQQDFFEKGVVHLKPMVLRDVAEDIGMHESTISRVTTNKYVHTPQGIYELKYFFNSSIKRVHGEDIASASVQAKIKKLIEGENPKKPYSDSKMAELLKADNIDIARRTVAKYREMMGILSSSKRKQF; encoded by the coding sequence ATGGCTATCGAACTCAGACAACAACTCAAACTGACCCAGCAGCTGATCATGACGCCCCAGCTTCAGATGGCGATCAAGCTGCTGCAGCTGTCCAGACTTGAACTCGTGGATACGATCCGGCAGGAGCTGGAAGAGAATCCCACTCTGGAAGAAGTCCAGGAATCGCCGGAAAAAAACAAGGAGAACGAACCCGAAGAAGCGCCCGTCGCTGCCGAGGAAGCCCGGGAAGTCACGATTGAAGAGAAGATCAATGACGAAATCGACTGGAGCAATTACATCGACGAGTACAACTCGCCGGGCAAAGTCAATTTCGAATCCGAGAACCGTGAAGCCCCCCAGTACGAAGCCTTTGTTTCCTCCAAGGAATCTTTAAGCGACCATCTGCTGTGGCAGCTGTTGATGCTGTCGCCCACCGACATCGAAAAGCAGGTGGGCAGCCTGATCATCGGCAATCTTAACAAGGACGGGTACTTGCAGCTTTCCGTCGAGGAACTTTGCGAGATCAGCGGCATTTCCATCGAAATGGTGGAGGACGTACTCGAAACCATGCAGTCTTTCGATCCCGTGGGCGTCTGCGCCAGGGACCTGCGCGAGTGCCTCCTGCTCCAGGCCAGACTTCTCAACCTGGAAGACAGCCTGGTCACCGACATCATTTCCGACCACCTCAAGAACCTGGAAAACAAGAACTACAAGCTTATCTGCAAGGCCCTCAAGGTTAAACTCAAGGATGTCATCACCGCGGTCAACGTCATCAAGGCCCTGGAACCCAAACCCGGGCGCCAGTTCAACGAGGAAACCCCGCACTACATCATCCCGGATATCTACGTGTACAAAAGCGAGGGCGAGTTCGTCATCGTCCTCAACGACGACGGCATGCCCAAGCTGCGGGTTAATCCCTTTTATAAAAGAGCCATCACCCGCAAAAACGAGGTCAGCGCCAACGCCAAGGATTACATCCGGGAAAAAATGCGCTCCGCCGCCTGGCTGATCCGCAGCATTCATCAGCGTCAGAAAACCATTTACAAGGTTATGGAGAGTATCCTCAAATTCCAGCAGGACTTTTTCGAAAAGGGGGTGGTCCATTTAAAGCCCATGGTGCTCCGGGACGTGGCCGAAGACATCGGCATGCACGAATCCACCATCAGTCGGGTTACGACCAACAAATACGTGCATACGCCCCAGGGAATTTACGAACTCAAATATTTTTTCAACAGTTCCATCAAGCGGGTGCATGGAGAGGATATTGCTTCGGCCAGTGTACAGGCCAAAATCAAAAAACTCATCGAGGGGGAAAATCCGAAAAAACCATACAGTGACAGTAAAATGGCCGAACTGCTGAAAGCGGACAATATCGACATCGCCCGTCGCACAGTGGCCAAATACCGAGAAATGATGGGTATTTTGTCCTCCAGCAAAAGAAAGCAGTTTTAG
- the lptA gene encoding lipopolysaccharide transport periplasmic protein LptA, producing the protein MKICNCKTAIVWLLLTCLGPGLMASDRCIAAAEQPASEKAETQAKPIHITSQRLISDQSGNVAEFIGNVQAIQGDTTIQADSLKIFFSKKSDGEGASAAQSLDRLVATGNVEIKFDNRLAVARQAVYITAQRVLTLHGPGARVTSGENTIAGETITFYREDGRFTVEGGTNGRVSAVILPEESGLE; encoded by the coding sequence GTGAAGATCTGCAACTGTAAAACCGCCATCGTATGGCTGCTGCTGACCTGTCTCGGACCGGGCCTGATGGCCTCTGACCGCTGCATCGCCGCAGCGGAACAACCGGCATCGGAAAAAGCGGAAACACAGGCCAAACCAATCCATATAACGTCCCAGCGCCTGATCTCGGATCAGTCCGGCAATGTCGCCGAATTCATCGGCAATGTGCAGGCCATCCAGGGCGACACCACGATTCAGGCGGACAGCCTGAAGATTTTCTTTTCGAAAAAGTCCGACGGCGAGGGTGCCTCTGCGGCACAGTCCCTGGACAGGCTGGTAGCCACCGGAAATGTGGAAATTAAATTCGACAATAGGCTTGCCGTTGCCCGGCAGGCAGTATATATAACAGCGCAGCGTGTTTTGACCCTGCACGGCCCCGGAGCCCGTGTAACCAGCGGCGAAAACACGATTGCCGGCGAAACCATCACTTTCTACCGGGAAGATGGACGCTTTACCGTAGAGGGTGGGACCAACGGCCGCGTCAGCGCTGTCATCCTCCCCGAAGAATCGGGGCTGGAATAG
- a CDS encoding HAD-IIIA family hydrolase, translating into MSDALFKQLSMVLLDVDGVLTTGQVIYDDAGREIKVFDVHDGLGIRLLMAAGIRVGIVTGRSSMALKHRCDNLGIKLLKDGVRDKAAALASILKETGIAAENTAFVGDDLPDLPIMRRVGAPIAVGDAHDAVKQIAVWTTRAKGGCGAVREVSERILKARGDWEPLLKKLFP; encoded by the coding sequence ATGAGCGACGCCCTTTTCAAACAACTTTCGATGGTCCTGCTGGACGTGGACGGGGTGCTGACCACCGGCCAGGTGATTTACGACGATGCGGGCCGCGAAATCAAAGTGTTCGACGTTCACGACGGATTGGGCATTCGTCTGCTCATGGCAGCGGGCATCCGGGTGGGCATCGTTACCGGACGCAGCTCCATGGCGCTGAAGCACCGCTGCGACAATTTGGGCATCAAACTTTTAAAAGACGGCGTTCGCGACAAAGCGGCCGCCCTGGCGAGCATATTGAAAGAAACCGGCATCGCGGCAGAAAACACGGCCTTCGTGGGCGATGATTTGCCGGATCTTCCCATCATGCGACGGGTAGGCGCACCCATTGCCGTCGGCGACGCCCATGATGCGGTCAAACAAATCGCTGTCTGGACGACCCGGGCCAAAGGCGGGTGCGGCGCGGTGCGTGAGGTCAGCGAGCGCATATTGAAAGCCAGGGGCGACTGGGAGCCGCTGCTGAAGAAACTTTTTCCATGA